Proteins encoded by one window of Prevotella nigrescens:
- the pta gene encoding phosphate acetyltransferase — MDLLNQIITRAKANKQRIVLPEAEEERTLRAADKVLADDIAELILIGNPDNIKRLAGEWGLKHIEKATIVDPENNPRSEEYAALLTELRKNKGMTIEKARELVKNNLYLGCMIIKTEGADGQISGALSTTGDTLRPALQIIKCAPGISVVSGAMLILTHEKQYGENGVVVMGDVAVTPNPTADQMAQIAYTTAETAKSVAGFKNPMVAMLSFSTKGSAKDAIDKATGKSVYIIDKVIEATKLAKEKYPDLKVDGELQADAALDPTVAAKKAKGSDIAGKANVLVVPNLEVGNIGYKLIQRLGGATAIGPILQGIARPVNDLSRGCSVDDIYYMVAITACQAQDAKA; from the coding sequence ATGGATTTACTTAACCAAATCATCACACGCGCTAAAGCGAACAAGCAGCGCATTGTACTTCCTGAAGCAGAGGAAGAAAGAACTCTGAGAGCTGCAGACAAGGTATTAGCCGATGACATTGCAGAACTAATTCTCATTGGAAACCCAGACAACATAAAGAGACTTGCGGGAGAATGGGGATTGAAACACATTGAGAAAGCTACCATTGTAGACCCTGAGAACAACCCACGTAGCGAAGAATATGCAGCATTGCTTACCGAACTACGCAAGAACAAGGGCATGACGATAGAAAAAGCACGCGAATTGGTAAAGAACAACCTATACTTAGGCTGCATGATTATAAAGACAGAAGGTGCCGACGGGCAGATTTCGGGTGCACTTTCAACCACTGGCGACACGCTGCGCCCCGCATTACAAATTATTAAGTGTGCTCCAGGCATTAGCGTTGTCAGCGGTGCCATGCTCATTTTGACACACGAAAAGCAATACGGAGAGAACGGCGTGGTTGTTATGGGCGACGTTGCCGTAACACCAAACCCAACAGCCGACCAGATGGCACAGATTGCTTACACTACCGCAGAGACCGCCAAGAGCGTTGCAGGCTTTAAGAATCCAATGGTAGCAATGCTTAGCTTCTCTACAAAAGGCTCTGCAAAGGACGCCATCGACAAGGCTACGGGCAAGAGTGTATATATCATTGACAAAGTTATTGAGGCTACAAAGTTGGCTAAAGAAAAGTATCCTGACCTGAAAGTTGATGGAGAATTGCAAGCCGATGCAGCTCTCGACCCGACTGTTGCAGCCAAGAAGGCAAAGGGCTCTGACATTGCAGGCAAGGCAAACGTGCTTGTCGTACCAAACCTCGAAGTAGGAAACATTGGCTACAAACTTATACAACGTCTTGGTGGAGCTACTGCCATAGGTCCTATCCTCCAAGGTATTGCACGCCCGGTAAACGACCTTTCGCGCGGCTGTTCGGTAGACGACATCTATTACATGGTTGCCATCACAGCGTGTCAGGCACAAGACGCCAAGGCATAA
- a CDS encoding acetate/propionate family kinase, whose amino-acid sequence MKILVLNCGSSSIKYKLYDMADESVLAQGGAERVGLDEAFVKVTLKDGSKEKIMHDMPDHKEGVKFVFQLLLDPKYGALKSLDEIDAVGHRIVQGGDLFEKSCIVTKEVEEGIESLIELAPVHNLGHLRGIKAVDALMPHTPQVTVFDNAFHSTMEPYAFLYAVPYEMYEKYHVRRYGFHGTSHRYVSHRACEFLGVDYKSQKIITCHIGNGASMAAIKDGKVVDTSMGLTPLEGLMMGSRSGDIDASAVTYIMEKLGKAPQEMADYLNKESGVLGITGISSDMREIEAAEAAGNERAILALKMYSYRIKKYIGAYAAAMGGVDMIVWTAGVGENQIGLRIDACKGLEFLGIKMDAEKNNCRGVERIISADDSKVKVLLIPTDEEIVIARDTQELVLEARK is encoded by the coding sequence ATGAAGATATTAGTTTTAAATTGTGGTAGCAGTTCCATTAAGTACAAATTGTACGATATGGCTGACGAAAGTGTGCTTGCACAAGGTGGCGCAGAACGTGTAGGATTGGACGAAGCATTCGTAAAGGTTACGCTGAAAGACGGCAGCAAGGAAAAGATAATGCACGATATGCCCGACCATAAGGAAGGTGTAAAGTTTGTATTCCAGCTCTTGCTCGACCCAAAATACGGCGCATTGAAGAGCTTGGACGAGATTGACGCCGTTGGACACCGCATTGTGCAAGGTGGAGACCTGTTCGAAAAGAGCTGCATTGTAACGAAAGAGGTAGAGGAAGGCATAGAAAGTCTCATAGAACTTGCCCCCGTTCACAATTTAGGACACCTTCGTGGTATTAAGGCAGTAGACGCCTTGATGCCTCATACACCACAGGTAACAGTATTCGACAACGCGTTCCATAGCACTATGGAGCCTTATGCGTTCCTCTATGCAGTTCCATACGAAATGTACGAAAAGTACCATGTGCGTCGCTATGGCTTCCATGGAACAAGTCATCGCTACGTTTCTCACCGTGCATGCGAGTTCCTTGGAGTAGACTATAAGAGCCAAAAGATAATTACTTGCCATATTGGCAACGGTGCTTCTATGGCTGCAATAAAGGACGGAAAGGTTGTTGATACTTCTATGGGACTTACTCCTTTGGAAGGCTTAATGATGGGTTCGCGCTCCGGAGACATCGATGCTTCAGCCGTAACCTATATAATGGAGAAGCTTGGGAAGGCTCCACAAGAGATGGCAGACTACCTAAACAAGGAGAGCGGAGTACTTGGTATTACCGGAATAAGCTCGGATATGCGGGAAATTGAGGCTGCCGAAGCTGCCGGAAACGAACGTGCCATACTCGCATTGAAGATGTATTCGTACCGCATCAAGAAGTATATCGGTGCTTACGCAGCTGCTATGGGCGGCGTAGATATGATTGTCTGGACTGCTGGCGTAGGCGAAAACCAGATTGGTCTCCGTATTGATGCCTGCAAAGGATTGGAGTTCCTTGGCATCAAAATGGACGCTGAAAAGAACAACTGCCGCGGCGTTGAGCGCATAATCTCTGCCGACGATTCAAAGGTAAAGGTACTATTGATACCTACCGACGAGGAAATCGTGATCGCTCGCGATACTCAAGAACTGGTGTTAGAGGCTCGCAAGTAA
- a CDS encoding IS4 family transposase, with the protein MNIGKYIFSQVIDFVPRYQFDKLVTKYKGDRHSRELNSYNHLLHLLFGQITGCDSLRDICMCLTAHHNILYHLGIRKTVTHSSLSRANENRNYHIYEELGKYLIEQVRPLYSETKLSEVSVDNVLYALDSTTISTSIVLATWALGKYSKGAVKMHTLLDLRGSIPASIHITDGKWHDSNELDRIEPEPLAFYMMDKAYVDFDALYRFHKAGAFWICRPKDNMRYEIVDHKEDFDVSTGVRGDFTIRLTTCKSRKLYPEHIRKVCYYDADNGKEVEFITNNFEIEALEIANLYRHRWDIEVFFKWIKQNIVVKTLWGFSKNAVSTHLWVAIITYLLIAKMKHEYKSPYSITEVATLTRISVLEKVNLKELITKQDPLPSHNQYVKERSLFDDI; encoded by the coding sequence ATGAATATTGGAAAGTACATATTCTCTCAAGTCATAGACTTTGTTCCTCGTTACCAGTTTGATAAACTTGTCACGAAATATAAAGGTGATAGACATTCAAGAGAATTAAACAGCTATAATCATCTGTTACATTTATTGTTCGGTCAGATTACTGGCTGTGATTCCTTAAGAGACATATGTATGTGCCTGACAGCACATCATAATATATTGTATCATTTAGGAATTCGCAAAACAGTCACTCATTCTTCGTTATCTCGAGCCAATGAGAACCGCAACTATCACATATACGAGGAACTGGGCAAATATCTCATTGAACAAGTACGTCCATTGTATTCAGAGACAAAATTGTCAGAGGTATCTGTTGACAATGTACTTTATGCTTTAGACTCCACAACAATATCAACAAGCATAGTGCTTGCAACCTGGGCTTTGGGTAAATACAGTAAGGGAGCAGTTAAAATGCACACATTGCTTGATTTACGTGGAAGCATTCCTGCCAGCATTCATATTACAGACGGCAAATGGCATGACAGTAACGAGCTGGATAGGATTGAGCCAGAGCCACTTGCATTTTATATGATGGATAAGGCATATGTGGACTTTGATGCATTATACAGATTTCATAAGGCTGGTGCATTTTGGATTTGCCGTCCAAAAGACAACATGCGATATGAGATTGTAGACCACAAAGAAGACTTTGATGTAAGCACTGGAGTAAGAGGCGATTTTACAATACGCCTAACTACATGCAAATCCAGAAAGCTATATCCTGAACATATCCGAAAAGTGTGTTACTATGATGCAGACAACGGTAAAGAAGTCGAATTCATAACCAATAACTTTGAGATTGAAGCATTAGAAATTGCAAATCTCTATAGACACAGATGGGATATTGAGGTCTTCTTCAAATGGATCAAACAAAATATTGTTGTCAAGACTTTATGGGGATTTTCAAAGAATGCGGTAAGCACCCATCTGTGGGTTGCAATTATCACATATCTTCTAATTGCCAAGATGAAGCATGAGTACAAAAGCCCATATTCAATAACAGAGGTGGCTACTTTAACAAGAATTTCAGTACTTGAAAAAGTAAACTTGAAAGAGCTTATAACGAAGCAAGACCCTCTTCCATCTCATAATCAATATGTCAAAGAACGATCTCTTTTTGATGATATTTAA
- a CDS encoding UDP-2,3-diacylglucosamine diphosphatase, whose product MKNIYFLSDAHLGSLAVEHRRTQERRLVRFLDSIKHKAEAIYLLGDMFDFWDEYKYVVPRGFTRFLGKLSELTDMGVEVHYFTGNHDLWTYGYLEEECGVILHRSDLTTEIHDKVFYLAHGDGLGDPDPLFKILRKIFHNRACQRLLNFFHPWWGMQLGLEWAKKSRLKRVDGKELPFLGEEKEYLVQYTRHYMQTHEDIDYFVYGHRHIKLDLPLNGKTRMFVLGDWIWQFTYLVFDGEHTFLEDYVEGESVL is encoded by the coding sequence ATGAAGAATATTTATTTCCTTTCCGATGCCCATCTTGGCTCATTGGCAGTAGAACATCGGCGAACGCAAGAGCGCCGATTGGTTCGTTTCTTGGACAGTATAAAGCATAAAGCCGAGGCTATATACTTGTTGGGCGATATGTTTGACTTCTGGGACGAATATAAATATGTTGTCCCGAGAGGCTTTACACGTTTCTTGGGAAAGCTCTCCGAACTTACAGACATGGGGGTTGAAGTGCACTATTTCACAGGTAATCACGACCTTTGGACGTACGGATACTTGGAAGAAGAGTGCGGAGTAATTCTGCATAGAAGCGATTTGACAACCGAAATACACGATAAGGTATTCTATCTGGCGCATGGCGACGGGCTTGGAGACCCCGACCCGTTGTTTAAAATACTCAGAAAGATATTCCATAACCGTGCCTGCCAGCGACTGCTGAACTTCTTTCACCCGTGGTGGGGCATGCAGCTGGGACTTGAATGGGCAAAGAAGAGCCGGCTGAAACGTGTAGACGGAAAGGAACTTCCGTTTCTTGGCGAAGAGAAAGAGTATTTGGTGCAATACACAAGGCACTATATGCAAACGCACGAAGACATAGACTACTTTGTTTATGGACACCGACACATAAAGCTCGACCTTCCTTTGAATGGCAAAACACGTATGTTTGTTCTCGGCGACTGGATATGGCAGTTCACCTATCTTGTGTTCGACGGCGAGCATACCTTCCTTGAAGACTATGTAGAAGGAGAAAGCGTGTTGTAG
- a CDS encoding metal-sulfur cluster assembly factor has translation MTQEERTKIEESIVDVLKTVYDPEIPVNIYDLGMIYKIDLHDDGTLDMDMTFTSPSCPAADYIFEDVRTKVEGVKGVETANINLVFDPIWDQSMMSEEARVELGFD, from the coding sequence ATGACACAAGAGGAAAGAACAAAGATAGAAGAAAGTATTGTAGACGTATTGAAAACGGTTTACGACCCCGAAATACCCGTAAACATATACGACCTCGGCATGATTTACAAGATAGACCTGCACGATGACGGCACGTTGGACATGGACATGACCTTCACTTCGCCCTCTTGTCCGGCAGCAGACTATATATTTGAAGATGTCAGAACAAAGGTTGAAGGTGTGAAAGGCGTAGAAACAGCCAACATAAACTTGGTGTTCGACCCCATCTGGGACCAGAGCATGATGTCGGAAGAAGCACGTGTTGAATTAGGTTTCGACTGA
- a CDS encoding M13 family metallopeptidase gives MKKRTLIAACLLAAMSANAQSQVSGIDKKNMNLNVKPGTDFYQYAAGGWLKSHPLDAEHTNNGAFTDLYEENQKRIQELILEYASKPQKKGTLEQKIGTFYNMLMDSVRLNREGWEPLKPTLARIAAVKSNKEYQLVTAELDRRGEGTMMFGIGVGADMRNASMNIVAIGQGGLGLGTRDYYLNDDPQTVKVREAYKTYMKNLFKMVGNDEATAAKKVEAIMAIETRIAKVSYSNVQLRDIDKNYHKMSYNDLVLNFPGIDWGNVFLQSGFPPFDAVDVGQPEPIHEVEKILADTKLDDLKAYAEIKVISGATSQLSDAFRAESFKFSSVLSGAQQDRPRWKRAVATVSGVFGEAIGKLYVAKYFPESSKQHMIRLVKNLQEALGQRIQEATWMSAATKAQAKDKLDNFIVKIGYPDKWRDYSGLQIDDKLSLYANMQNIDEFLLQDELNRKVNKPVDKMEWGMTPQTINAYYNPTTNEICFPAAILQPPFFDPNADDAVNYGGIGAVIGHEMSHGFDDQGSQFDKTGNQRDWWTAQDKKNFQERSKVLVDHFGKVEVVNGKKVNGQLTLGENIGDNGGLNIAFRALQNSMKKKPLKTLDGFTPEQRFFLSWARVWAGNARPEYLEYLITVDPHSPNMARVNAALPEIDAWYDAFKIKKGDKLFIPANKRAHIW, from the coding sequence ATGAAGAAAAGAACACTAATTGCAGCTTGCTTGCTGGCTGCAATGTCTGCAAACGCTCAAAGTCAGGTATCGGGCATCGACAAAAAGAACATGAACCTGAACGTAAAGCCGGGAACCGACTTCTATCAGTATGCTGCCGGCGGTTGGCTGAAGAGCCACCCATTAGACGCAGAGCACACTAACAACGGTGCGTTTACCGACCTTTACGAAGAAAATCAGAAGCGTATTCAAGAACTAATATTAGAATATGCAAGCAAACCACAGAAGAAAGGAACCCTCGAACAGAAGATAGGAACTTTCTATAACATGCTTATGGACAGCGTGCGCCTGAACCGCGAAGGCTGGGAACCGCTGAAGCCAACACTCGCCCGCATTGCTGCTGTCAAAAGCAACAAGGAATATCAACTGGTAACAGCTGAATTGGACCGTCGTGGCGAAGGCACCATGATGTTCGGAATAGGCGTTGGTGCCGACATGCGCAATGCATCTATGAACATCGTAGCCATTGGTCAAGGTGGCTTGGGCTTGGGAACACGCGACTATTATCTGAACGACGACCCACAGACCGTGAAGGTTCGCGAAGCCTACAAAACCTACATGAAGAACCTTTTCAAGATGGTAGGCAACGACGAAGCTACTGCTGCAAAGAAGGTGGAAGCCATCATGGCAATAGAAACACGCATAGCAAAGGTCAGCTACTCAAACGTTCAGCTTCGCGACATAGACAAGAACTATCACAAGATGAGCTACAACGACCTCGTGCTGAACTTCCCGGGCATAGACTGGGGTAACGTTTTCTTGCAGTCAGGCTTCCCTCCTTTCGATGCAGTAGACGTTGGACAGCCCGAGCCAATACACGAAGTAGAGAAGATATTGGCTGATACTAAGCTCGACGATTTAAAAGCTTACGCCGAGATAAAGGTCATTTCGGGCGCAACAAGTCAGCTTAGCGATGCCTTCCGTGCCGAAAGCTTTAAGTTCAGCAGTGTGTTGAGCGGTGCGCAACAAGACCGTCCGCGCTGGAAACGTGCCGTGGCTACGGTGTCAGGCGTATTCGGCGAAGCCATCGGAAAGCTCTATGTAGCGAAGTATTTCCCCGAAAGCAGCAAGCAGCACATGATAAGACTCGTGAAAAATTTGCAGGAAGCATTGGGGCAACGCATACAGGAAGCAACATGGATGAGTGCTGCAACCAAGGCGCAAGCCAAGGACAAGTTAGACAACTTCATAGTCAAGATAGGCTATCCGGACAAGTGGCGCGACTACAGCGGACTGCAAATAGACGACAAACTGTCGCTCTACGCAAACATGCAGAACATAGACGAATTCCTCTTGCAAGACGAATTGAACCGAAAGGTAAACAAACCGGTAGACAAAATGGAATGGGGCATGACACCACAGACCATCAATGCCTACTACAACCCTACCACGAACGAAATCTGTTTCCCTGCTGCTATCCTCCAGCCACCATTCTTCGACCCTAACGCAGACGACGCAGTGAACTACGGAGGCATAGGTGCCGTAATCGGACATGAGATGAGCCACGGCTTCGACGACCAAGGTTCGCAGTTCGACAAGACAGGTAACCAGCGCGATTGGTGGACCGCACAGGACAAGAAGAACTTCCAGGAACGCTCAAAAGTATTGGTGGACCACTTCGGCAAGGTAGAAGTCGTGAACGGAAAGAAGGTAAACGGTCAGCTCACATTGGGCGAGAACATTGGCGACAACGGCGGTTTGAACATCGCTTTCCGTGCTCTTCAGAACAGCATGAAGAAAAAACCATTGAAGACTTTGGACGGTTTCACACCCGAACAACGCTTCTTCCTCTCATGGGCACGCGTATGGGCAGGCAACGCAAGACCAGAATACTTGGAGTATCTCATCACTGTCGATCCACATTCTCCCAACATGGCACGCGTAAATGCGGCTCTTCCGGAAATCGATGCATGGTACGATGCATTCAAAATCAAGAAGGGCGACAAGCTCTTTATACCTGCAAACAAGCGTGCACACATCTGGTAA
- a CDS encoding GntR family transcriptional regulator produces the protein MNFNNNKAIYEQMADRLCDEIIAENYKADDRIPSVREYAIMLEVNTNTAVKAYELLAREEIIYNKRGLGYFVAPDARPQILAQRKKEFVNELLPEVFRQMSLLGIGISDIEKMWNEQHTA, from the coding sequence ATGAATTTCAACAATAACAAGGCGATATACGAGCAGATGGCAGACCGCCTGTGCGACGAAATAATAGCCGAAAACTATAAGGCTGACGACCGGATACCATCGGTTCGGGAGTACGCCATCATGCTGGAAGTGAACACCAACACCGCCGTGAAGGCATACGAACTGCTCGCCCGCGAAGAAATAATATACAACAAGCGGGGCTTGGGCTACTTCGTGGCACCCGATGCCCGCCCCCAGATACTGGCACAACGCAAGAAAGAGTTTGTGAACGAGCTGTTGCCGGAAGTGTTCAGGCAGATGTCGTTGCTCGGAATAGGCATAAGCGACATAGAAAAGATGTGGAACGAACAACACACAGCGTAG
- a CDS encoding GIN domain-containing protein, producing the protein MKKIFGFTFNVCLSMLVFALLLTSCVRKKHDLGKVITKEVKVTPFQDIAVYGNATVHIVPGDTYKVVIKGKQKLVGSVEVEQSEGGLTINDARNNIFPDNELRFGKLTKEDFVADVYITMPTLHNVYLESNASLSIDKAMTADSVSFGMLGNSSVDIAGLTAKELKIKAQGNMNMGFAHLTVDRMQAEVQGNASVDVNFDMGGDVDFIMQGNGSATLSGVTRNKPNCTMSGNGSVDDRTTRAQK; encoded by the coding sequence ATGAAAAAGATATTTGGTTTTACATTCAATGTGTGCCTTTCAATGCTTGTTTTCGCACTGTTGCTGACATCGTGCGTACGCAAAAAGCATGACTTGGGCAAGGTTATAACAAAGGAAGTTAAGGTTACACCGTTCCAAGATATTGCCGTTTATGGCAATGCAACGGTACATATAGTTCCTGGCGATACATATAAGGTAGTGATAAAAGGCAAACAAAAGCTGGTTGGCAGTGTTGAAGTAGAGCAATCGGAAGGCGGTTTGACAATTAACGATGCACGAAACAACATTTTCCCGGACAACGAGCTACGCTTCGGAAAACTTACAAAAGAAGATTTTGTAGCCGATGTCTACATCACGATGCCTACGCTGCACAATGTCTACTTGGAGAGTAACGCATCGTTGAGCATAGACAAAGCCATGACAGCAGATAGTGTCAGCTTCGGCATGTTAGGCAATTCGAGTGTAGACATAGCTGGTCTTACAGCGAAAGAACTAAAGATTAAGGCACAAGGAAACATGAACATGGGCTTCGCACACCTAACCGTAGACCGCATGCAGGCAGAAGTACAGGGCAACGCTTCGGTAGATGTTAATTTCGATATGGGTGGCGATGTAGACTTTATAATGCAAGGAAACGGTTCTGCAACGCTCTCTGGCGTAACCCGCAACAAGCCTAATTGTACTATGAGTGGCAACGGAAGTGTAGACGACCGCACCACGCGAGCACAGAAATAA
- a CDS encoding ATP-binding cassette domain-containing protein, translating into MIEVKNLVFNYPGNKHKVFDGLNLTLKENRIYGLLGKNGMGKSTLLYLIAGLLHPKKGNVCVDGIEAKERRPEMLREIYVVPEEYNLPNLTLKQYVKIHQDFYPRFSEEILMNCLRDFEMQPDVNFKHLSMGQKKKIYMSFAVASCCQLLLMDEPTNGLDIPSKALFRKVIAGNLPSDSSLIISTHQVHDVEQLLDHVFILNNSEMIVDASVEEIAKQYEFTYRNANEMGEDVLYAEPSLQGNAVIARRKADSPETTINLELFFNAATLGKLNNK; encoded by the coding sequence ATGATTGAAGTAAAGAACTTAGTATTCAACTATCCCGGAAACAAGCACAAGGTGTTTGACGGATTGAATTTAACGTTGAAAGAGAATCGCATTTATGGTCTGTTAGGTAAGAACGGTATGGGCAAGAGTACTTTGCTTTACCTGATAGCTGGATTGTTGCACCCGAAGAAAGGAAATGTTTGCGTCGATGGAATAGAGGCTAAGGAACGCCGTCCGGAGATGCTTCGCGAGATATATGTAGTGCCAGAGGAATATAATCTTCCTAATCTCACGCTGAAGCAGTACGTAAAAATCCATCAGGACTTTTACCCACGCTTCAGCGAAGAGATTTTAATGAACTGCCTCAGAGATTTCGAAATGCAGCCAGATGTAAACTTCAAGCACCTGTCAATGGGACAGAAGAAGAAGATTTACATGAGTTTCGCAGTGGCTTCGTGCTGTCAATTGCTATTAATGGACGAGCCAACAAACGGACTGGACATTCCTTCGAAGGCGCTTTTCCGCAAGGTGATAGCCGGAAACCTCCCTTCTGACTCGTCGCTCATTATCTCTACGCACCAAGTGCACGACGTTGAACAGCTGTTAGACCACGTCTTCATTCTCAATAACTCGGAGATGATAGTCGATGCATCGGTAGAAGAGATTGCCAAACAGTACGAATTTACTTACCGTAACGCCAACGAGATGGGCGAAGACGTGCTCTACGCCGAGCCATCGCTGCAGGGCAATGCTGTAATTGCACGCAGAAAGGCAGACAGCCCCGAAACCACAATCAACTTGGAACTGTTCTTCAATGCAGCAACCTTAGGTAAACTAAACAATAAATAA
- the argR gene encoding arginine repressor produces MKVKTRRLETIKMLISSMELSSQEEVIKALEKEGFKLTQATLSRDLKQLKVAKAASMGGKYVYVLPNDSMYKRVSTPGRASEMLLQSGYLSIQFSGQMAIIKTRPGYASAIAYNLDNSDLPEVLGTIAGDDTIFIVFKEGCSHEEVLQSLSNVIPELQK; encoded by the coding sequence ATGAAGGTAAAGACAAGACGATTAGAGACTATTAAAATGCTTATTTCGAGCATGGAGTTAAGTTCGCAGGAAGAGGTTATCAAGGCGTTAGAAAAAGAAGGCTTCAAGCTGACACAAGCCACTTTGAGCCGCGACCTTAAGCAGCTGAAGGTTGCCAAAGCAGCTTCCATGGGTGGGAAATATGTCTACGTGCTTCCGAACGACTCGATGTATAAACGTGTTTCTACGCCTGGAAGAGCGTCGGAAATGCTTCTCCAAAGTGGATATCTGTCTATACAGTTCTCCGGGCAGATGGCAATTATTAAAACACGCCCAGGCTATGCCAGTGCCATTGCCTACAACTTGGACAACAGCGACCTGCCCGAGGTCTTGGGAACGATAGCCGGCGACGACACCATTTTTATTGTTTTCAAGGAGGGTTGCTCGCACGAAGAAGTGTTACAATCGCTTTCCAACGTTATTCCAGAACTGCAGAAATAA
- a CDS encoding ADP-ribosylglycohydrolase family protein, giving the protein MLGAIIGDIVGSRFEFGPTPERDFELFTDECSYTDDTICTVAIADAVLNERSYKDALLDWCRRYPAPMGGYGNMFDDWLHETDPQPNNSFGNGAAMRVSPVGWLFSDWEEVMAEAKKTAEVSHSHEEGIKGAQCIAEVICWLRHMRFTKPDVERKIEKFYGYELPPMRNIRKIGAQGHFDATCQETVPMALRCFMDANNFEETIRLAVLCDGDTDTKACIAGSVAEAYYEIPEWMEEKAFSYLPDDMLEMLSQFYDRIQSDINK; this is encoded by the coding sequence ATGCTTGGAGCTATTATAGGCGACATTGTAGGTTCGCGCTTTGAATTCGGACCTACACCAGAAAGGGATTTTGAGCTTTTTACCGATGAATGTTCGTACACCGACGATACAATATGTACTGTTGCCATTGCCGATGCGGTGCTGAACGAACGTTCTTATAAGGATGCACTCTTGGATTGGTGCCGTCGTTACCCTGCACCAATGGGCGGATACGGCAATATGTTTGACGATTGGTTGCACGAAACCGACCCTCAGCCCAACAATTCGTTTGGCAACGGTGCGGCAATGCGCGTCAGTCCGGTGGGCTGGCTCTTCTCCGATTGGGAGGAAGTGATGGCGGAAGCCAAGAAAACAGCCGAGGTTTCGCACAGCCACGAAGAAGGAATAAAAGGGGCACAGTGCATTGCCGAGGTTATATGTTGGCTGCGCCACATGCGTTTTACCAAGCCCGATGTAGAACGGAAGATAGAAAAATTCTATGGCTACGAACTGCCACCAATGCGCAACATACGCAAGATTGGAGCACAGGGACACTTCGATGCTACCTGTCAGGAAACGGTTCCGATGGCACTACGGTGCTTTATGGACGCCAACAACTTTGAAGAGACCATACGGCTTGCCGTGCTTTGCGATGGCGACACCGATACGAAGGCGTGTATAGCAGGCTCGGTTGCCGAGGCATACTACGAAATTCCGGAGTGGATGGAGGAGAAAGCATTTAGCTATCTGCCCGACGATATGTTGGAAATGCTATCCCAGTTCTACGACAGAATACAGTCGGACATAAACAAATAA